In Alosa sapidissima isolate fAloSap1 chromosome 5, fAloSap1.pri, whole genome shotgun sequence, the genomic stretch TTTattatatacaaaaaaaaaatagaaatgtcTTCCATTGTCAATGTCTGATTCTTTCATCATGTTAAAGTATTGTAAATTGTTGTGATAAAATCAACAAAAAAAGCACGGACATCCAACGCTGGTAAACTTTACCGTAGGCTCTGGACAgaggaagacaattggcagtacaaatcagactttttttttttttttactaattcTTGTAGAAAGAACAGCATCAGAAGAACAATGCTTAGCATCTgttcacataaaaaaaatagagtgCAACAggaatttatatatttatacatcATTACATCAAACACATTAGCATTAACTGGACAAGAAAATGCACATAGAACTGCATTCTCAACCAAGAATAAAGTAAGTTTGGTCCCACTGATTTTCCAATTGTAGTTTGACAACACAGGGCCTGTATTTGCTGAGTTATCACCTCAACATAATAGTGCAAAGCTTTTAAGCCCACAGTCAATGTGTACATGCTGGGCACAGATAAAGCTCTTCAATCATATCCTAGTTTTTTTTACTCATTCAAGGGAGATGGTTTGAAATTGCCCATCTCTCCTGCCCCTTAGTGGGGGTGAGGTGTATGGGCTTTGAGTGCTTCCCTCTGGCATTTCGGTGTTGTTGGACCCTTTGGTGGTGCGACCTCTTCTGATGATTTTCCAGCGGTACGGGGCTTCTCTCTTCTCAGGCTCTTTGGGCGTGCTCGCAGGTTCTATTGGCGTGCTCGTGTTAGGGGTCGCGGGAGCTGACTGGCGAGAGGGGGATGGGGAGGGATTGCGAAAGGTCTTGCCGGCCTTTCTCCCAAAAGACGCCAGAAGGCCCTTCTTCTGGGACTGTTCGGCCTGCTTCTGCTGACTCATCACATTCTGTTGAAGGAGCAGCTGGAAGTCCTCCtgatgcagagagagacagagagacatttCATTTCACAGCTCAAATCTCAAAGCATTCACTCTCTAAGAATAGGACCATGTTTAAGACCATCTGAAAAGGCATTTGTTTTCACCAAAATATTTTTAGACTCCCAGCCCCCTGCTGAGTTGAAGCTGAACTGTGTACCAGTGCTGACCTGACATCATTTTCTTTCCAGCCTGTAAGGTCATATCATACCATTATCTCATACAGATGCAcacctgtattgtgtgtgtgtgtgtgtacactgtaaaGCACACTGAGCTgccctgtgtatgaaatacactaaagaaataaaaaaagcctTGCCTTGTATGTATactatagtataagtatatatactcttgatcccgtgagggaaatttggtctctgcatttatcccaattcgtgtgtgtgtgtgtgtgtgtttttacaaaAACATTCCATATTTTTCagaaattagcttatttgccAGTACCCCAGAGTTTGATAAGAGGatatacatacccttctctttGTGCTTGCAATAACCTAGTCTGACattgttagcctagcttagcataattaactggaAATAAAttagaccagttagcctatagctccctTTTACACCAGTTTGCCTGCAGCTCCTCATTTCCCCCAAAaagttggcgtgttcctttaagtaaACTACATCTACTACTACAGTATGTCTGATTTCAAATCAGCTGCTCTCTGAGCGCACCTTCCAGGCCTCCAGCTCCAGAGAGAGCTCCAGCCGGTGTTGAACAGCCTCCAGCAGCTGGTTGTTCAGGGTCATCATCTCTGTCTTACTGTTAAGCAGTTCCATCTCCATTGCTTTCTTCCTGCCAGACATATAACACAACACAATTACacaagacaacacaacacaatttgTGTTATTCACACATCGGCTACTGTAAACCAAAGTGCTATGGGGTACACTGACTATATCCTACGTGTTCTCGCCACCTACTGGCgaatgcatagaacacaacaatagggtagcctacactggtttgTGTACCCCTCCTAGTCCCTACTCCCATAGTATAGGCTGctgtgtgaataaggcgaattcaGCACAGCACAATTCAATTCAGAAATTCAATATTAGTCCTGAAACGGGCTTTCTGTGACCTGATCTCTAGTCATCTCTCCCTACTGAAACTGTTGATCGGTCTGCTGCGTTCATGTCTTCGGCCACACATCAGCCTTATTTGGTGTTGTTGGAGATGTGTCCCCCTTGCAGAGGACAGTGTGGTTACATTTTGTTtacaaaatgaaatctaacgTGTTTGAGGAAAACACTTTATGAAGTTaaaaaagggttaaattgttcaatTCCTTGCTGTTGGAAGGGTGGTTTTCCTGTCAGAGAGAAATGCCCTTCTGCGGTGTGGAACTCACTTGGCAACAGCTTCGTCTCTGTCTCGTAAGGCCTGTTGTAGGACAGCATTGTCCCCATCTTCAGTCCTTCCCTGTGGATCATGGGAAATGGAGTCTTTAAATGAGGAATCAATCACTATGTCTCAGGAGTAACTGTATTATTAAAATCAGGGCTGCAACAAGATAAGGCTGTTCTTCAGCGACtgttccattgaagtctatggccatagctcagaatttcaccacatatgcttaggtcttggttctatagagttaggaatgtgaattttgggcacgttttcatgatccccAAACCCTTCTgaccatttcaggtacatttttgaGCATTGCAGTCTgtagaaaatcaaccttatatcctGTTATTTATTCTGCTGATGTTGACCGGTTGCTATgtacgctcatcaatacgtcaaTATACGACacacctctttatgcagacaggactcgatccccatttcgcactcatagacatgaactacgacaaaCTATCTTGCACCGCCATATACAATCTTTGTCttaagccaggtagatcagcCAATACAtgacaggacttttactttctgaagccggactttttACACCTCTGGAGGTTTTTGATTCCCACCCACCACCTGAaatcaccccaccccacacacacaacccccccccccccacacacacactcaccttgtTGTTCATGGCCAGTGAGCGTGCCACTTGCTGAAGCTGGCTCAGAGCCACGCCTAGAGGACCCTCAGACCCAAAGCAGTCCGAAACGGCTGGAGTCACGTCTGTTAGAGGCCGCAAAAGGTTCAGAATGGACTCAACCTCTTCAGTCacctaaagagagagaaagcgagtaagagagaaagtgagcaaAATCATTGCAATCCTTTGAAAGTATTTGGAGTGTTtgaaagcacccccccccccccacacacacacacatacactacacacacacacacacacacacacacacacacacacacacacacacacacacacacacagaccactgcGCATTTTTcagatgtcatcctacggttgctgagtgacatttcaATGAGTGAAtgacatattcaaaattaagagaccactgcaaatttaaatatgaccgtcaactcattcgaatgtcacttaGCAACCGTAGAATGACAtctgaaaaatgtgcagtggtctctgtgtgtgtgcagaggcggacagagtacacagcttcattacttgagtaaaagtacagataccctttgctaaattttactcaagtacaagtaaaagtacaacagtcagatgtctacttaagtaaaagtactgaagtccttgtttttaaaagtacttgagtatcaagagtacaagagtagcctacattttctaaatattgcattactacagctacaatgcttacatttatgtacagaatcatcctacatggagttatgaaaaattgtaatgttaataccttggagaatgtaaaaggaattgaaagtaaaatcaagtcattttcatctttttaccatgttgccagggatgggcagtatttctaatacatgtatttaaaatatgtacagtatttcaaatacaaaatactattttgtaattgaaacacttgaagccaaaactatcattaacttgttcagaaaatttagTCTggtgaggtggggccacaggttggcacattcccgggatggacctgctgcgtcttcatccattgtttcatccatggtttcgtctcttatctaaatctgaccatggagttgactttggcggaaagctgaaggtgattgctgataggctgtcccaatcagtggcgcctgcacaatccaatcacgtttgagagggaaacaacaaattgagggtttccgagatttttcttttttcctttttttttagaagtaacgggtactcacggttatggatagaaatgtagtggagtaaagagtacaatatttgcctctcaaatgtacttgagtaaagtcatgagtactccccagaaatgatactcgagtaaagtacagatccctcagaattgtactcaagtactgtactcaagtaaatgtactccgttactgtccggctctgtgtgtgtgtgagtgtatgtgtgtgtgtgggcattgtTAATGTTTCCAGCCATTCCATACACTCAGGTGATGCACAGAGGGGAAGGTGAATTTCCTATTCATTTAGCGgagacttttatccaaagcgactttaTGTCCGTTATATTGCAAGTGTCATTGTCCCATGAGCAACTCGGAGTTAAGTGCCTTGATCAAGGGCATAACAGTGGAAACTCAGTATTGAACCTGCAACTTCAGCTGCAACTGCAACTTTTCAGGCTAGTGCATGCTAGCCCATCTCCTTaaacactacactactgcatgctagcccagctactTAACCACTACATTGCCCCAAAACCAACAGTATGATTGGCTCTTGGGTTCAATTATCAACAACTTTTCACAAAACTCACAGACTTATATTCACAAACTTAATTTCACCAAAACAAAAATGTGCCTGAGAGAAGTCAAACAGCTGACCCACAGATTCTGCTCATATGCGGGCACATTCATGTGGGAGTTTCACTCCACTGAGAGCATGTTATTGTGAGACATAtcacatcaaatcaaatcaactcTAGGGTTTCATACAAGCTTTGAATTTTAAAGGTTCATTATGAAGTTTTACAGTCTCATTTCCAACTTGTCATATATTTATGCCTGGCCATGACCCCTTTGTTGTCAcccttaatgtttttaaaaaatttgTTTAGAATTTAATTCAGTGTTTCCACTGACAGCACACAATACAGCCTGTCCTAATGACTATTGGAATGAGTCGATCAAACCACTAAAACAACCTGGTGTTTAACAGTGATGAATAAGCTAAAAGGAATGGACCTAACATGGGGTGAAGCCCAACACGTAGCCCAAGACAGAACCAGATAGAGGCAAATTGCTGATGCCTTATGTGCCTTTAGGCATGATGAGGATTAGTAGTAATATTGCTTTAAGTGAAAGCCAGTGCAAGGCCCATCCTACAGTACCTGTTGTTTCTGCTGAGTCCAGTTTGGGTCATTCTGGTTCTGGAGCTTGTCCACCTGGGCCTTGAGCTTGAGACTCCGACGGCGAGACAGCTCCACCTCACGCCGCACTTCCTTCAGCTGCAGAGGGGCCAGCACACGAGACGAGAGGTGTTAGacaacacaagcacatgcacaaacacaagaacaaacgcaaacacaagcacaagcacaaacacaaacaaaaacataagcacaaacataagcacaaacacaagcacaaacacaaaaataagcacaaatgcaaacaaaaccctaaacacaagcacaaacataagcacaaacacaaacaaaaacataagcacaaacataagcacaaacacaagcacaaacacaaaaataagcacaaatgcaaacaaaaccctaaacacaagcacaaacataagcacaaacacaaacaaaaacataagcacaaacataagcacaaacacaagcacaaacacaaaaataagcACAAACGCAAACAAAACCctaaacacaagcacaaacataagcacaaacaaacacaaacacaagcacaaacacaaggCATGACAAAAGGATGTGACAAACTTAGAGTCAATGTGTCTTCAACCCTAAACTGTTCAGAGACTGACAGTACCCTTAATGCtgattgtgtgtatatgtgtctgtatgtgtgtctgtgagagagagagagagcgagagagagagagattgtatgtGTAGGACACATGTAAAAGAGTGAGGGGTGTGGGAAAACAGTGTGAATGTATAACAAAGCTGTAAGTAAGGCCTCCATATGGCCATGGTCCAGTTAAGGACTTTCAGAAATGTTCCTTATCATGAATCCACATAGCCTAGCTGTTGCCATCTCATTGCCATTTAAAACTGCCGACAGCAAGGAATGTTGACTTTCTGGATAAACTAGATTGAATTATGCGAGGTCAGTGAACACAGACACTTCtttgtttttcccccttttcaCTTGTTTAAAACTCTCCACAGTGAATGAAAAGTCCAGTGGGCCCACAACTATTTGAAGACTTTATCTACTTTCTCCCATGCCCTTAAatcaaacaacccccccccccccacacacacacttcttttctATGTGTTGTACATAGTTCAAGCAGACAACCTCTCTTCCTAGTTCTTAGTGTGATCAGCTGCTGTTGAGTGTTTCTTCCCGACTCACCGTGTTACACACTAGGCTGGACACCCTCCTTCCCCACTCACCGTGTTGGACACTGGGCTGGACACCCTCCTCCTCAACGGGCTCCCACTCCTAAGCAGGTCCGGCAGTGTCCCGTCCACATAGTGTCTCTGTGGGGCAGGCCCAGGGCCCTCCTCTGTCACGGACTGCAGCGCAGGCTCCTCACTCTCCGACAGAACAACCCGGACACTACTCTCTGAGCAACCACTGCTCTCCCGCAGGACATGCCTTGTGTACTTTTCTGTCGACTCGGACATAATCTTCTGTTCCTCCTGATCCTGTGTGGACTTCACTGAGCTCGAGTCATCAGCGTCCGAGACAAAGATCTCCACTCCGTCTCCCGGGACGTCCTCCGGGTCCGGCTGTTCAAAGCTCCTGGGTGTCATCAGCCCCTTCAGTATGCTCAAGGGTGTGCAGGCGTTACGCTCATCAAAGAACGCCGGCAATGgcttggcctctctctctctctcagggtgaGCCACCGAATCCATCACGGGCTCTTCAACAACAACAGTCAGCTACCACAGTGGAGATTTCACAGGTACGTGTGAGAcacagacatgtgaaatgccaaCAAACCTGTTTTACCTGTCTGTGGAAATGGGATGAGTGTTTGTCATCATGGAGTGAGTGTGACGTCAGCGAGGGCGTATCATTCATGACGTCAGCATTCTTGAGACTACTAAACAGACACTTAAGAATAGAACATACCCTAATACTGTCTAAAAATAGGACCATGGAACTAATACTGTCTAAAAATAAGACTTTCGAAATGTTACGGCCACAAATGTGTAATGTATCTTTGTTTTCCTTTCAGTCTTTGTGCAACTCCACCCTGGACAGGCTGTGCTACACCTAATTGCCTGATAAAGTGCACCTGGAAAGGTGATGAAGCAGCAGTTAATAGGGCCCTTTTCACTGCAGGAACCTGGGAGTGAGGTTTCAGGGGCTTCACGCCTCTCTAGTGTGTCACCACTGCAGGAACTTCCACTGTATGATCACTTTCACTAGGATGAAATAGGTTTCTGTAGCCTGGGTGAACTCAAGACGAACCTGTTACAAACGGCAGTAGACTCCATTCCAgactgacctgcagagcaaatgggtggttgacatgacatggcctttttttggtccaatgtgtcaaaaatatataaaaaactatggtgatattgttcagaaaatgctgttttatatgaacatacagAGCATTCATGGGATTAATCTTCCATTTTTTCACAATTTTCAGCCAAACCAGAAAAAGCTCATAAGGCGTGACTGTCCcagtcacatttcacaaattttgattttgaataaaaacaaaaaaatgaattcattttctgtttattcAATCATATATTGATAACCCAGATGCCTACTTGTGAGTCTGCTTGACTAAAAGTTCAGGcataatattgtgaagccacccTTAACTAAAACACTTTGTCCCAGAAATGGatatcatatggtgtgacgccACATTACTTTTTTTAAACAGGCAATTGTTTGGAGACCTTTGGGGAGTAGGGGTCCTCCTTTATTCAGGAGGAAGAACAACACCTCAGAAGGACACTGAAAGTTACAAGGTGAGTTTTCTCTcttcatgttttcaaaaaaatcAAGTATATCCGGCACTCCTGCTTCAGTTCCCTTTTTGCATTGTCTTTTGGTGTGACGCATTTTACGCAAAAATGGCCAAATAAAATTACTTTTCAGTCAATATTACCTTTAAAACTATATTGTCATATTGCAGTTAGCATGTTTTTAGGATGTTAGCATAAAAGCACATTGCTTAATGTCATGCTAAGTACATGAAACCTCATATGGTGTGACCCCATATCATATAGTGTGACCGGGTTTTctcgtcacaccatatgatttatTTGTCACACTGTATGATAGAAACTGCATTTTCCTGCATAAATGTTTTTTCATACATATGTTTAACTCATAATTAAGTGCAATACATATATTTTGACATATTTAACATgatttaacatttattatttAAGATGTGCAACTATTGCATGTATtgcgaatcacacacacataaaacacagaaatcacccccacacacactcactcactcactctacagCCTTGGATACAAAAGATACATATTTGACATTCTAAATATCAATAGTAGTCTTGAGAAAATAAATTCTGGTGTTAAAGAAAACAGTAATATTAATGTTGTCTTTAGCACTATAAGTAATTGCAACAATTTAATCTGATTATAATGCAGGAAAACTTTTTAAATTATCTGAATAAATAGTTGAATTTGTCTTTTAACAGATATAAAGAGAATAAACTCAAAGGGGAACTACAAACATTCAGATTGAAGCCCACCATTGAGAAGAGAAAAACTAAGGGAACCCAAGAGCTATACAATATTTGGTGGCATTCTGTTTTGCATAGTTGTGATTTCTGAAAGTGAACCTTTACATGAAATACCTGTCTTAAACTGTCTTTTGTTGCTTGTGAAATACATATAATACACATTTTTGTATTAACAGATTGTTTTGTGGTGTTATttatcatatggcgtgacaccatatcatttggtgtgacatcaagaaattatgaaaataaaaaggctTTTGGGGTCTGTATCATACAAATCTCAGTGGAACAGACGGAAAATACGGTCAGCAAAAGTCAcaagcattttctttcttttatatcAAGGTATGTCAAAATGCATATGACGTTTATTGAAAGATTGAGGACATATGCCTTACTCTGTGTATTGATGAAGTAATatactgtaaaatgtaataaattTGCACAAGGAAATGCTAGATCTTGATGAAGTAATGATAGAAGATTATAATACATTGctcacattaaaaacaaaataccccATTATAATTTTATAAACAATAACTTtcatgtcacaccatatgacaattttagTCACTACCACAACTAATTAGTGAATAAATATGAATTTCAACACAAAATCTAAAAGACCATACATATTTTTGGGAATGCAAGGGTCAGTACAACAGGACTAAGTGATTTCCATGCCTAATATTTCCATGCCTAATAtcttttttttcaaaacttTTTTTCGGCCTAAAACGTCAACCACCCAAATTCAATTGGGCTAACAGGTTCATCTGGGCTCAGGTTTCTGCTCAGGAGTAGGTGTCTTTTAGCAGTCCTGAAACTTTCTTTACTCCTGTTCCTGTTGCAGAGGAGAGACTGCTAAGTGTGGAGACTGGAGTTGGTTTTTATGTCCTTACGGTAATATATCACATGGACTGGGTTGATTCAAATGTGTTTTCTGTAGATTATTTACGACAGTGGTGGAGGGTTGTTTGGCCTAATGAGGCCACCCAAGGGTGGGttgttcaacacacacatcttcttCATGGGGTGAGATCATAATGAGATCTATATAGTTCAgttttatggaccctttcaagagagttccattatcagcatcatagttggccccacaagacttccgttttaacattccatatgttatcttaatgcagaggaagtagattgggg encodes the following:
- the bicdl2l gene encoding bicaudal-D-related protein 2-like; this translates as MDSVAHPEREREAKPLPAFFDERNACTPLSILKGLMTPRSFEQPDPEDVPGDGVEIFVSDADDSSSVKSTQDQEEQKIMSESTEKYTRHVLRESSGCSESSVRVVLSESEEPALQSVTEEGPGPAPQRHYVDGTLPDLLRSGSPLRRRVSSPVSNTLKEVRREVELSRRRSLKLKAQVDKLQNQNDPNWTQQKQQVTEEVESILNLLRPLTDVTPAVSDCFGSEGPLGVALSQLQQVARSLAMNNKGRTEDGDNAVLQQALRDRDEAVAKKKAMEMELLNSKTEMMTLNNQLLEAVQHRLELSLELEAWKEDFQLLLQQNVMSQQKQAEQSQKKGLLASFGRKAGKTFRNPSPSPSRQSAPATPNTSTPIEPASTPKEPEKREAPYRWKIIRRGRTTKGSNNTEMPEGSTQSPYTSPPLRGRRDGQFQTISLE